The Anaerolineales bacterium DNA segment CTTGAGATCGAGATGACGGTACAGCATGGACGCGGCTACTCTCCGGCGGATGAGCGCGGTCGTTTGCCCATCGGCGAACTTCCCACCGACGCCATCTTCAGCCCGATTCGCAGAGTCAAGCACGAAGTTGGACGGGCGCGCGTCGGTCAGGATACCAGTTTCGACAAACTCACCATAGAAATTTGGACCGACGGGACCATCAAACCGGAAGAGGCGTTGAGCCGCAGCGCGCAGATCATGATCGCACACCTGCGCGATTTGGCTGGCGTGACGGAAGAAAGCCTGATGATGGCCGTGGCCGAGGAAGAAGAACCGCGGCTGGCGAGCGAAATATACGAAACACCGATCGAGAACCTGGATTTGTCTGTGCGGGTGTTCAACTCACTCAAACGCACTGGAATTACAAACGTCGGTGAAATCCTCGATATGCTCGAGCGAGGATCGGACGCCATGTTGTCGATACGCAATTTCGGTGAGAAAAGCCTGCAGGAATTATCCGACCGCTTGCGAGAAAAGGGCTACCTCGACAACGAGGAAGAGAAGGAAGAAGAA contains these protein-coding regions:
- a CDS encoding DNA-directed RNA polymerase subunit alpha; its protein translation is MPVSTNMVMPNIERVAVARNYGKFVISPLESGYGITIGNALRRVLLSSLDGVAVTSIRITDVPHEFSNIDGVREDVLQFMLNVKKLRFILHDTDTARIRLEVKGEGVVTAADIIAPAEVEIVNPELYLFTVDDDKAHLEIEMTVQHGRGYSPADERGRLPIGELPTDAIFSPIRRVKHEVGRARVGQDTSFDKLTIEIWTDGTIKPEEALSRSAQIMIAHLRDLAGVTEESLMMAVAEEEEPRLASEIYETPIENLDLSVRVFNSLKRTGITNVGEILDMLERGSDAMLSIRNFGEKSLQELSDRLREKGYLDNEEEKEEEAVEAE